Within Drosophila gunungcola strain Sukarami chromosome 2L unlocalized genomic scaffold, Dgunungcola_SK_2 000008F, whole genome shotgun sequence, the genomic segment TGTTATCTATTTTCACCGGCATTTCTAGTTGCATAGTCGCCAGTGTGACCATGCCCTGGCATTTGGCTCTCTAAGGTTTGAAATTgttcgtaaaaaaaaaagggatatGTAGTTTATTAATGctgtttaaatgttatttttctgTGGCCAAGGGTACTTTCTAAGCCTATATTGCAAGAAATAAGTCCGAAATGGCGAATTCGCTGACTCGGCTTTTAAAATTCCtaatatagatatatacaGCTGCGGTCATAATAATAGTAGTTGTTTTAGTTAATGTAAAAttcaaccaaaaataaattgaaaaaaattttattgttatatttattttgcattattttattattataaaaaggtcaaatataaaaaaacactgAAACACACACTAAATAGATTTGAGAATATAGGTTTttacatattaattaaaaaaaatcgggtaattaaaaacgttttacTTCAATTCAAAGTGCAGATgaatatggatttaaaaatatggatATTATAAGTAAGCATTAtgatgcaaaaaataaaatatggttTTGCCTTAAAACGTGTTTGTATAAGCAATGTATATTGTACCAACACTATTATTTTGAACGCAACTGTACATATAATGatgcataaaaatatttagggTGTTCTATAAAGGATAAAATGCTGATTTCTTGAAATTCAATCGTATGtcgaaaaacttatttatttccaaatgttgtgtttaattttaaattattaaaaaattataattaactgATTAACCATATCAAGGTTACAGGGAATACCACATTCAAAATAACAGATGTGTGTACACTCTCAAAACGGGCACACTGTGGTATCATTCGAAAAAAACGACTGCCAAGGCGCGTCGATCGTGGAGCGTTGTGAAAAGATTCTGTAAAAGGAACTGAGTGCGCTGTCGAAAATATCGCCATAAGGTAGGTGATTGACTGGACCGAACTCTTAAAGCTTTGAACTATAGGCAATTCGCAATTCCCATCAACTGGAGTCGTGCGTCCAGGATTCATACGCACACAAACACGCTCTGCAGCCATTAAAAGAGCACTGTATTATGTCGGGGCTTAAAAAATTCCAAGACAACGAGGAATGGCGTCAGAAACTACGAGCGTTTCTCATGGCAGATCGGTAAATACGACAACAATCCCTTCCTTGGATAGTGTTGCACTAGTGTTCGATTCCATAGACATTTGATTTGTATGACACCCCTTTTGAATGCCTGCATGTCAAAAACGAAATATAATTGTCCGAACATTCATATTGTAGTTCATATAGTGTGAATATAATACTAACAGTTCTGTATTTCAGATTGCCGAAAAAACCCGTGAAAATGGATGAATCGAAGGATATGCGCTATAGTCTTGAGATCGATGAGGATCTGAGGAGACCTCTTGAAGCCAGGAAGAAGAAAATTGAGGCGGCAAAACCCATTAGTCTCGCAAGCATCAATCTCAACGAGGAAACCATGTATGAGGGCGGATCCTTGGACCAATTGGATGACGGCGACGATAGCTTCAGCGCCTTTGAGCGAATGTGCGACAAGACGGGTTCCGACCCGGACAGCACTCTGTTCCAGTACCTGCACAGCGAGGACCGAAGCCAGGTTATGGCCAAGGCCAAGGATCGCAGTACCGATGATCAAAAGGAGATCGAGGCACTGCGTCGCATGCTCGAGGCAGTAGGCACTGATGACGACCTGCTGGACAACGAGAGTCCCGTGAAGGGAGTGGAGTGCACCCAGCTGGAGGATGTAGAGGCGCCGTCGCGCTTCTGGGACAATACTCTCGCCTGCGATGATGAGTCCGCGTCTGGGTCTGACCTGAAGCACAATGCTAAGGTCTCGCCTGTCAAAATGGTGGGTCTGCTCCGCCCCTCGACCATCATCGAGGACAATGAACTGGAATCCGATGTATCTTCCCATATAAGCTTCCAAAGCGCTCGAACTTTGAAGACTAACGCCTCTAGCTGCTACGAAACAGCCACGGATGGTTCCCTCAGTGGAACGCTCCTGAACGTCGATGATCTGTTCTACGCAGCAATTGCCAAGACCAAGCCACCAGAAATGTCCAAGGCGGAGGAGCTAGAGCTTTTGAGCGATCTTCACGGCAGTCTAAGGGAGCTGTCATCGCTTCCAATGCAGGAAGAGGAGGAGCCATTGGATGTCTTAGAGGATACCATAATAGAGTTGTCCTCATCAGACGATGAGGAGGTGCAGCTTGTTTCAGAAGTGAAGCAGGAGAATACCTCTTGCGTGTCCACTGTCGACGTGGATAATCCCCCTGAAAAGGAGCAATCGGAAAACAGCTTGGAAAACAAGGAAAACTTGGAGAACTCGTTGCATTTTAATGATACCATGGAGGAAATGCAGTACATGATGGAAAAGGGCATGCAGTATATGGATATGGCTGGTACAACGCCAACTGCCACTGACGTCAAATCGAAAAGCCCTGTGCTAGCCAAGCAGAGCACGTTTGTGATTTCACCCAAGCAAACGCCTAAAACACCCGCATTTTTGCAGCCACCGTTACCGCTGCGCCCTTGCAACAAGCCACACACAGTAGCAGCATTGCCCAGCAAGGGCAATCAGCAGCAACTTAACATGGAGTGGACCAGGAAGAAGTTCTTTAGCGCATCCTCGGGCATCCCCCAGCGTCGCCAACAGCAAATGAAACAGCCGCCTTTCGCCAACATTGTCAGTCCCATCCGTGCCTACACACAGAAGTCGGGCACTGCTCCGCTGATGAGAACATTTCGGCCCACAAGTACGGATATGCTGACCAGCTTGGCCATCAGTGAGCTGGAGCAAGAATCCCGCTTGTGTCAGATGAAGACTGTTTCCACCAAACAGGCCGGTACATACGAGGCGACTGGTGGGCTAGGCATTAAAGGAATCGATTCCACCGCGCTCATGCTGCCCAAAAAGGCTTATATATCCTCGGAGATCAAGCACGTAAGTTGGAATTGAGCTTGTTTTGAATACGAAACCAAAAATTAGTAgccttttaaaattgtaaaaatgtaaaatgtaacaattttcaaaaatgtaattttcttaCTTAGTTAAATCCTAAAAAGTATACAAAACTtctattgttttaaaaatcaactCAGTTATGGCGCGTTTTTAGTGCAAAGCAGCCAAATTGTATATATGGGTCATTCTTTTACAAACCGAACACCTTTTAATGAGTCACATTTTTGATTTGCCTGAAATTTTTTTACAGATACTAtgtaggaaaaaaaaaggattttgtaaaaaaaaaaattttagttataaatttaacaaaatttaaaaaaaaaacacacatatataaaatttaaaatcttcgACTGTAGCGGTCCTGTCGActtcatttcatttgcatttatttctctATTGCTTTTTCCATCaccacaatttttttaacccaataggtttttaatttcttaaaaataaaacaaattaatattaaacaaaaatattttaaggtcTTGGCCGCTAGCTTATTACCTAAAAtcggttttaaaaaatttttgaagccattatttttattacaagtaatcgcattttattttataaaaaacttattttctttaacGAATTTATAGTAAACTTGTAAAAGAATGATCCATACTGAGAGTTTTTTTTCAACTCTTAAAAATTGCGATGTacacattattaaaaaagagtttaaaattattaaacgaaAAGGTTTTAAGtagtttattataaatattgtgGAAGCTGATATAGGTTTTTTGCTAAATTTGACATTGTTAATTCAGTAGAAAAATGTCAAATtctaacacaataattaaaagaatacaagaactacaaatttttaattagagTGTCAGGCTTGTAAATTGTGGGTCATCAAATTTAACTCTCGTTTTTTCAGCGAATATTCTTTGTTATTAAAAGGGCCTTAAATTGTTGATTTTACACAAGCGCATAGtcgaaaaacaataataattccATATACTGCATTCAgtacagttttaattttataaacatctGATGACTTTATTTTGTTAGCGTAGAGAACCGAGAATTATTGggaaata encodes:
- the LOC128253348 gene encoding uncharacterized protein LOC128253348 isoform X1 — protein: MSGLKKFQDNEEWRQKLRAFLMADRLPKKPVKMDESKDMRYSLEIDEDLRRPLEARKKKIEAAKPISLASINLNEETMYEGGSLDQLDDGDDSFSAFERMCDKTGSDPDSTLFQYLHSEDRSQVMAKAKDRSTDDQKEIEALRRMLEAVGTDDDLLDNESPVKGVECTQLEDVEAPSRFWDNTLACDDESASGSDLKHNAKVSPVKMVGLLRPSTIIEDNELESDVSSHISFQSARTLKTNASSCYETATDGSLSGTLLNVDDLFYAAIAKTKPPEMSKAEELELLSDLHGSLRELSSLPMQEEEEPLDVLEDTIIELSSSDDEEVQLVSEVKQENTSCVSTVDVDNPPEKEQSENSLENKENLENSLHFNDTMEEMQYMMEKGMQYMDMAGTTPTATDVKSKSPVLAKQSTFVISPKQTPKTPAFLQPPLPLRPCNKPHTVAALPSKGNQQQLNMEWTRKKFFSASSGIPQRRQQQMKQPPFANIVSPIRAYTQKSGTAPLMRTFRPTSTDMLTSLAISELEQESRLCQMKTVSTKQAGTYEATGGLGIKGIDSTALMLPKKAYISSEIKHVVDERTPMPMPSVPRIQKYLNSAVEPTVLRHDGKMKMPGEAPRTPSSSHIPRRANHSLADLSLASGDVSLYTIRDAQKF
- the LOC128253348 gene encoding uncharacterized protein LOC128253348 isoform X2; translated protein: MDESKDMRYSLEIDEDLRRPLEARKKKIEAAKPISLASINLNEETMYEGGSLDQLDDGDDSFSAFERMCDKTGSDPDSTLFQYLHSEDRSQVMAKAKDRSTDDQKEIEALRRMLEAVGTDDDLLDNESPVKGVECTQLEDVEAPSRFWDNTLACDDESASGSDLKHNAKVSPVKMVGLLRPSTIIEDNELESDVSSHISFQSARTLKTNASSCYETATDGSLSGTLLNVDDLFYAAIAKTKPPEMSKAEELELLSDLHGSLRELSSLPMQEEEEPLDVLEDTIIELSSSDDEEVQLVSEVKQENTSCVSTVDVDNPPEKEQSENSLENKENLENSLHFNDTMEEMQYMMEKGMQYMDMAGTTPTATDVKSKSPVLAKQSTFVISPKQTPKTPAFLQPPLPLRPCNKPHTVAALPSKGNQQQLNMEWTRKKFFSASSGIPQRRQQQMKQPPFANIVSPIRAYTQKSGTAPLMRTFRPTSTDMLTSLAISELEQESRLCQMKTVSTKQAGTYEATGGLGIKGIDSTALMLPKKAYISSEIKHVVDERTPMPMPSVPRIQKYLNSAVEPTVLRHDGKMKMPGEAPRTPSSSHIPRRANHSLADLSLASGDVSLYTIRDAQKF